The Rhipicephalus microplus isolate Deutch F79 chromosome 4, USDA_Rmic, whole genome shotgun sequence sequence gtagcaacattttcttgtcaggtggtgctcaatgtacgtgccaatggctgctaatgaggaatgacagacaggagaattctgcttttagttagcgcgcacgctgcgaattttttattgttcaacaacgcacaggagaaatctcccaccggcaccaccttgcaggtcaaaacgtaagacatgttacgtactaccccgacggacgaacaagtgccgcattaagaagcttcgcccctaaaaaatcggcagatcccatgaACCTGGAagttgacgttatgcgaagcatgcggagggaaggtgactgcgtTGCAATGTTTTTATTGAGCGGCCCCTAattaaatgacgctaaatatatgtacaaatgttgcacgcacggaCATATGTTGAGTTGCAGATGATTATAATACCACTTGTTTgtacttgtgcaacgatgccaaataGAAcagcgcattagcaacaccagaagctgatatgaagcactgatgctcgcgaggatgctggtcctggacactgctacatgaatcaacttcagtgcaagACAACGAACCACaagtgacgttaacccgacgtgacggttgtagaaaaggagtacataagtaatgtttataaaatttcgtaggcagcactgcaaccactattgatgtttcacgaagattagcgtcggtttgaaaaatagttcccgagacctggcgtagctctgtggtaaaatgcttcattgccacgctcAATGCTTGGgttttgattccagctgggaccctaacaattattctttgcattcgtcgggttgatgCTACCAACGTCGGGTATtttttaacgctcgcgcgttaaaatcgCCCACGTGTGATCTCgtcgttcctggatagatactaagtgtcaatcaccagtagcacatacccgcataccagcggtgCATACCCACccgtggctatgtgccactgtctggtggggtGCCCCGCctgggtggtctagtggctaaggtacttggctgctgacctgcaggtcacgcgatcgaaacccggctgcggcggctgcattttcgatagaggcgagaatgctgtatgCCTGTGTGCTCAGTATTGGGTgcagcacgttaaaaaacctcaggtggtcgaaatttccggagccctccactacggcgtctctcataatcaagcaCCTAAGTCATGTTCCTTTGGATATAATACATAGCACTGAACATAGCTTTCACCTAGAAAATTCGTAAACACTTATTTCTGAAAACCGTTGCCCCTATATGCAGGAAAATACGTCCCATCCATAGGCGTAGCTCTGCATGAGTCCCGAGGAAAGCTTCGTGTGCCTATCAACTTCAAGGGCATCGCCATTGGCAACGGTATGATCGACCCCATCACCATGCTCACTTACGGTGACTTCCTGTACAACATTGGGCTGGTGGACCGAGACCGGGCGAGACACGTGCAAGAAGAGTGCAATCGCACGGCTAGTTTCATCCGAGAAAAGAACTACGTGCAAGCCTTGCAATTGGCTTACATACTCATTTTAGGCGTGGTCCCAGGAGCCCCAACGTACTTTGGCAATGTCACGGGCTACAATTACGGCTACAACTACTTGCTCACCGAGAAACCAGAAGAGCACAGCCGCTACAAAACCTTCGTCGCAACACCCACGGTACGCCAAGCCATTCACGTCGGTGAAATGCCTTACAACACCGACCTGTCGAAAGTGGCAGTCTTCTTCGCCAACGACCTGATGCAGTCTGTTCGAGACAAGTTGATCTTGCTGTTTGACAACTCTTACAAGGTAATCCCCTATTTTTTTACCCACAAGTAGAGCTTTCTTTCATGCCGTGCATATTCTATCATTGTTATTCTTGCTCACTGGCACTGATCTTCAACGTAACCGCCGTTTTGACTGGTGGTTTTATTATTCCAATCGAAGCACGTATGCAGAGCTTGATTAACATTCAAGCTATGCGTCCATGTTTGATCGCTCTCTGCGAGGGTGAACAATTAACTAAAGCAAGTGCGTAAGTAAGTTTTAGAAACATAATTTTGTTTATGCCCCCCAGGAAATGTTGTCGTCAAATCAGCATTTACTAGAGCTAACATGACGCCTTGTGGCGtggtatttattatttattttccaACTGTTCACGCTGCCATTTCCTAAGCTGCCTCGACAGAGTATTCAAGTGAAACGTATCTGCTGTTTTCCAGTGGTTTGTGCGTGCAAGTAGTCAACGCAGCGGTAACACGATAACAAGCTAGATTGATTTGAGGTAAAGCATGCACGTGGAGACAGTCGATCAAAAGAAAATCACGTGTTCATGTACAAATCAAAGGCCCACAGCTATCTTATCTTGGTCATGTCACGTAGTTGATCGGTTCATTATACCGAGAATCATTGGTAGTAAAAGCGATAGGGAAGAGGAAGTGGTGTCTACCGTGCATCAGACGGTGTTCTTCAGAACACGGGCAAAGGCCTAGACAACATGAAGGACTCGTATTAGTTACGTCTCACAGGCACTAACATAGTCATGACGTTACTAAGGACGTGTCTAAGCCCATTACCAAGGTACTTAATTAAGAACAACAGGAGTGAAGAGCTACAGCTACTTCCGTTAAATATTGGTTGATTGATGTAagaggtataacgtcccaaaaccaccatgtgattatgagagacgccttagaggaggactccgaaaatttcaaccacctggggttctttaacgtgcgcccaaatctgagcacacgggctaacagcattttcacctctatcgaaaatcgAGCCGCCAGAGCCGAGATTCGTTCCCGcaaacctgcgggtcagcagccgagtactttagccactagaccaccgcggcggggcttccgtTAAATATTGAGTACCAATGATACCCAGTATACATTACCACCAGTCCCAAGTGGTcgcgatttccggagcccttcactgtgaCATCCGGTATAATAGTACTGTTGTTTTGGGAAATGAAACACCAACAATTGTTATTATGGCTCCCAATCATATAACGTTAGGTGTTATTGCAGTCACATTTGGGATCTCAATCCCAGATGAAGTCTGCCGCGTTGATATAGGAGTTAAGTGCTCAGCGGTTGACATGAAAGTCACAGGTACAAAAACCCGGCCGTGGTGGCATTTTGGTGAAGGCGTGAAATGTTTGAGGCACGTGTATTGTGTGATGTCAACGCACGTCAGAGCACCAGACTGTTTGAATTGCAGGAGGCCTTCGTTACGACATTCCTCAATCATTTCGTGTTATAGTGCGCAAAACTTCGTTACATATAACGTTTATTCTCCAAATTCACCGTTCCCGTTATCTTTGAATTTGAATAAATGTTTTCATCATCGCTAAGGCACTGGCCTATTGTTGCCAACTAATTAACTTCTTTTGAAAATACCAATTTTCAAAGATTCCTTAACACACTGGTGGTAGCGTAGTCGAAGAAAATGCGGTCTTCACTAACACgacttttttttatctcttctcCGTTTCTTTCATCGTATAAGGCCCTCCTGTACAGCGGTAATCTGGACATCATCGTCTCGTCAGCTGCGACCGAGACTCTCATGTACTCCCTGGAATGGTCGGGGTCCGAGCAATGGTCGAAGGCCGAGAAGAAGATCTGGCGCTCGAGTGATGGTCAACGCGTGCACGGCTACGTCAAACACGCGATAAATACCACGTTAGTTATAATCCGGAACGCCGGTCACATCGCGCCACACGATCAACCGGAGGCTACATACGAAATGATCACCAGGTTTATCAATGACGTGCGGCTTGTGGAATAGTACTCATGCACTGTTATCGAAAGTTTCTAAACGTAAAAGTCTGGATGCGTAGAAAATAGACGACGTCTTAGAATTCAAGAGACCTGCAGCTCTTAATGAGCTTAACAAATAGAggtcaacaaacaaacaaaacaaataacaaaTGATGAGCCTAACAAAACAATATGAGCGTGGGGAAAAATCTTCAACCCTGTACGGATCCCACATGTCGACTCATGTTTTCTATGGTTCTTTAATTCTGGGTTGCGCTGTAATCCTTACGAATGGAGCTGCCTTGAATAAGACAAGACCCCTTGTCGATACGTTGGCTGTAGCGACCCCCATGTTTCAGAACTTTCACGATGGAGTTGTTAAGGTCGCGGTAAGGCAATTGTCGCAGACATGTAACTTGGCGCCGGGTATGCGCCACGGAAAGCGAGTATGTGCTGAACAGCTTCTAGCATAGCATTGTCATCCGTtgtgtagtatatatatatatatatatatatatatatatatatatatatatatatatatatatatatatatatatatatatatatatatatgtcacaccagtcccgttaattagggaggcgatcgccgggctaattccaagggctgaagtattggccccccgaaccgcaccacgaaagcgtggacaatttagaaatggtcctttttggcgcgccagcagacgccggctgtggcccaaagaacaagtcagagccgagagttgataaacaaaacaaatattatattctcaaaaatggcagatcgaaaacaacacacaagaatgcacactccacaatagttacatacaatacgtcaccaatcaaacaacgtactacacagtacaatcagccacactcaaaacaacggacacagacaatgcagtcgcatgcattgaacaaccaagacacttaaagactaaagagatataaaacctattcagtccaaagtccttggaacaaaagtctgaatgatactcttccgagaatcactcactcaaagcccagcgttgttgtcgtttcgcgccctcgaagtttctcttccaggaaacctcgcgtcttcaattggccactctccaagctcccaacttcttcgcccgaacacgtcggcttcactcacgcagctgtcgccacgcgtcctcgctcgatagcggtaaacacacactcttgcctgtagctcgagccttcacccctcaggtggaaatcctcttcttctcctgctttgtccctacggaccaaaccttcgccgaccacacggcggtataccctacgcgctctggcgttaacttcagtcttctcctgatctctcatctcagctgctcggttaaataccttgcgcgcgacattcctgacggttctcgtcatttcgtcggcgcgatacgcagcgaaggctgggaagagggcgagacggttggaatgccctccgcggccgatgactcaactcggtatgaccacgcccctttcgttctaaaactttcgcgggctatctcggccgccgatgtggggtgaggaggttcgtcggcgaagccacgcttccaaggggagagcgcgcgccccggggagcctttagatgtttgttttctttttcttttgacctcgcggcgccactccggcgtttcgtcgcgacaatttggcggcgcgcccatttttagcgctcgttctgtgactatatatatatatatatatatatatatatatatatatatatatatatatatatatatatatatatatatatatatatatatatagagagagagagagagagagagagagagacagagagacagagagacagagaaataacgtttatttgcacacgtctagaatgacgggggaggaggcttcggcctctgccccccATCATTcccctagccatcggccggaatcccttgggactcggcgacggtcagggcgagaccgatgacttgacgctgttcttcggcgtcatggctgtgtaataaggcctcccaggattctacgtttctacttggatcattgtaggatgggcaggtccataccatgtgcactaaacccgTAGTGCTGATGCAGTACGCACATCTGTAGTTGAACACTTCCGGGTGTCATTTACTGTACAGGCGAGGAtttggaaacaccccggtttgcaattttcgccacataatttcctccttttagatgcggagcatctaatactcgaggcttgtagtgcggcgccgtccgcaagcttcctcctcctccttccaccatctgtgcatcccttcctcctctacacaccgcgcgcgcttcactcctccaccatctgtgcccCTCCCTCCTCTACACAGCGCGTGCGCTtttcctcttcacgaacattcgctaggtgtataatgtagcgcgcatgcgccgtcacgcttcgagaacatcggcagctgacgcgcgcgcatgcgccgtcgcgcttcgagaacattcaacagctgacagtgcatgcgccgtcgcgctgtatatatacttaaggtcggcgctcgctcgctcagttgccgctcgtcggttggtttgtacggcgcgtcgacgtccaatgtcgcggtgaaatgaatgccaacgaatccacaaacacaatgatcgacgtcccttcgaccagcgccgccctttcgcatacgtgtgtacgtgttcactgatttaacaccccctcctacaaccacgttaaccaatttaggcatcgacccaagtaagtcgcaatttaacaccccatttcacaaccacgttaaccaatttagccatcgacccaagtaagtcgcactttaacaccccgttaaccaattatacgcgccgcatcctcctcagtgttcccccgagggaagctgcgggcaattttttgctcagctgtttagctgcctctggataaattttacggtggagtttatagtgtgcggtgatttcctgaaacgttcgtagttcgtctcttgtggagaggggctgctcgcgcgaaggcggcggatcagcgtcgatcgaccggaaagtgagccctcgggcgatcgcgtgcgccttctcattccccttcagaccttgatgggcCGGGGACCATACTAGTGAGATTACTCTGCAggtactggtccttgtcttagaattttgacggctgtagcagagatcctgcccatatcgtagtttttaatggctgaTTTAGAGTCGCTGACAATCACTCGAgtgcctttttgagctattgccaaagcaatcgcaagttcttctgcctctgtggtggttgtgTTCTTAGAAGTGCAGCACGAGACCAGATCGCCGCTCTCGCGAACCACTGCCGCTTCAGTTTTTGATCTATTTTCTATATACACTatacgatttggcagtggaactgtaggtATCGAATAGTGTATATAAAAAATAGATCGAAAACTGAAGTGATGATGGAGGGAGGGGAATgggggaaagaaggaaaaaaggagGGGAGAGGTTGAAATATGGCTTAGCCTAATATAGTATAATTTAGACAGAGCATGGCATATCATAATCGTTCAGCGAACCGGGAGCACGGGGAACACAAACAAAAGGCAAACAGGCACACAGCACGACCGCTCACGGTGGGCCTCtctgcttcttgtgtgtgttcccccgcgctcccagttcactgAACGATTATGAACTACCAACCAGCCCACCTTTCTATCCTGGAGCATGGCATAGACATGCATAGTATAGAAGTTAAAAAAGAGAAGTGGGGAGAGGGATGTTCACGTTAggatgaaggaaagaaggaagaggGTTAAGCATGGCTTAGCCTGGTTTACTTGAGCCAGGTAATGGTAAAGATAAATGGGGGTGAAACGGACTAACGATAGGATGAGGAGGTGTACGTAAAGGGAGTCAGAAGGTATTTTAGCACGACCATGCTCAGTATTAGCCCggagaagttggagtggcgccTCCTGGTGGGAAGCCtgggtgacgtcacggcacggagcCCCCGAAGCCCACCGCCGCGAGTCTACATGATGATGCGCTCGCTTCGTGCGCTGTTCTGCTGTTTGCGTTTGCTTTCCACTTGTCTCAAGCTGCACATGAACAACGAAAACAGAATCGGTAATATTCCTGGTAAAGCAATAAATGTTTACTTTGTTCTTCTGCACAATCGCGCACTCAATCGTAGGAAATGTGTGAAAGGGGTGAAAAGGTGCGTGTCACGCTGCTAACCCGATGATTGATTACGTTCCTGGCAACGGCAAAGGCATTTCGATGAGTGTGAAAACCAAAAACACACTTCTGCTTGGATACAACACTCATTGGTGCATAATCATGCGATTTCCAGACGCAAGACACAATATTTACATCATTAATTTGAGGTGTTCATGGGTGATTGCTATATAAGATATGAGCGTTTACCTTCCTCTAGCGTTATTTTTATCGGATAAATGCGCGTGTCTACGGACACTTCTTTCACTAATGTGCGAAGACCCTCGCTCGCTTGCATTATTGAGTCTCGCAAAATATATCGCATGCGCTCGCCATAGAATACCACCACCGTTGTTGCGTCTGTTTTTCTCGTGCGCTTGCTCACTCAACAGGTTGTTAGGTTTCACATTTCTCTCACAACAGCTTTAGAGCTTCATTTCACCGAAATTACTCAGGTTAGGTGCGGTCGAGGTTATGTGCAGAAATTCTCATTGCTGTGACATTCTATCTTCGTGCAGAATCGTAGCAACGGTGCTATCGCACTCCTAACTACCACAACCACCTCATAAATAATTTCACATTGTAGCTGATTACCTTTACATGGACATGATGTACCATATACCAGTCATCGCCTCATTGAGGCAAAGGTTGTATAATAATTACTTAGGCCACTTCGCTGATAGCGGCATCAAATTGATCATTTAGACTCTTTAGTGTTTGTGCTTTAATCGTTGCTACCAGCAGTGCTCCTATGTGAAACGAACATTGCTGCTTCTGAAGCGGCGGTTGATCACTCCAGCGTTTCACGCAAATTAAGATATACGATTATACAATCCTGGGCGACTGTTGAGAAGAAACATGTACATATGTTCCGAGTAAACGGACATATCCCTAAATTTGCTAGATCGTTATGTGTGGCAGTACAACTTCATTTATTTCCCGAATATGTGAAGCTTGTGCTTATGACAGCAAAATTTATGTAAAGTCTCCCGTTGCAGAAAGCTCAATTCTTTCAAATCATTTAGATTATTCGAAGATGCAGGTGAACTTTTACAGTAAAGCGCAATGTATTTGTGCAATCGGAAACACACTAATTTTATTTGTGGTATTTCGGCACACTTATTTTCCCATCCGGTAGTCTACGCCTTGTTGTAATCACGTTAGCACCACTTGGCATATCTTTTCTATAGAACCCATTTCTTGGAGTAAGCAACGAAAACAACAATTTTCACAGTAAATCTGCCGTTAGGACGGGAGTCTGCCTATCCTACGCTAAATTATGCAAACTCTTTACAGCATCGATAACTTTCACTGGTTATGAAACTTCTAACTTTTTATCTTGAGAAATGTGCGTCCCAAAAATGAGGAGCAATCACCAACGTATCGCTCAAAAGCGGGTACGATTCGGGTGCAGAAAAAGGAGACAAGCGGTGGTGGAGAAGGCGAGTCCTTGCTGTGACGTCACATTGCCATgtctgcagcgccgccgctgttCATTCTCGGGACTAATAAAGAATGATTGCGCACTACACTGAGGAAGAGAAATGAGAGTGAGGAGAGAAAGCAACGGGAAAAAAGAGTCAGAGCGAATGTTGTCGTTGGTGAAAATCCTAAACTGATGGTCATATAGCATAACTCGCTAAGAGGTGTAAGTCTTCTCGCGTTTCTTTGGGGACCCAAATATTTGTGATCAGTATCGATAGGACCATATTGAAAGCGTAACCAACACGACAGTGTGTTTGCTTTACTTAGCTGAAAATGTTCGAACTTACCTACTCATGACTGGAGATAGAAAAAAGAACAATAGAAAAAATCAATTTCAATAGAAAAAATAAGAAGATAAGTGAAGCaggataaaaaaaacaagaagatgTAGAAATGCGTTAAAAAAGATTAAGCAAAACAGAAAAAGATGTGATGTAAAAATTTTGATAAAAAATattatgaaagaagaaaaaaggaggaTGGAGGAAGATCTAGACCTGCATTCGCCCGGAGGTGGCACTCGTTTGCCAGCTCAGATGTTTACTTAAATTTTTCAGGCACAGCACTGGCTTGCATTTCTGTTCACGTCTGCAGGCCACTATCTTCTCATGAACTTTTTATCTACTTGTATCTACAAAAATAAAACcattttcgtctttttttcgTGCGTTCTTGTTGTTTATTAAACCCATAGTAAAGCATGGTAACGAAGATTTACACTCGAGATTGTCTCTTTTTTCCAATTTTATGAAAGTAAACATTGATATATGGACAATTGCAATAACATCTCATAATATCAATGGAAATCTGTATGATAAGTGATCACTTGAACATATTTTGTACTTGTATCACTCCCTTTGCgccagcacctgttcgctgtttCCCGGCCAAGTGTTCAAGGTGTTGAGCGGATGCACACTAGTTGCATTCACTTTGGCTCCCATCAGTGCACGTAATCCGTGTCATAACGCCGGTTATTTAACCATCTATTCACGTTCCATGGCATTGTGAACACCACGCTGCTCCTATAAACAAAGTCCGTAGCGATATCACTGTTTGTCGCAGCTAAGTTTCAAATGATCATGATGACTGCTTACCACCAAGCTCAGATTTCCGTCCTTCTAAGCTTCAAGTGGGATGTCAATAAACTTTATCCTCATCATGACTGAACATGGCATCAAAGAAGAGAAGGGGGAATTGTGTGTATTAAGTCATCCAATCAAACATGAACGTCGTGGTAGTCCATGAAGTGGCCTGACTCATTGAAACGTGTGCGTCGTTCACTGCATGTTAAAGTCACTACTCAATAATGTCTTACAGACAAACGGCCTGTAAGTGCTTCATGTCCTATATTTCGGCTCCTTTGTGAGCACATTTTGCATGACAATCACTTGTGAAACCTGTTGGCACAGAGTATATATTCTTACACAAATGGTCTCACCAAACGGCATCTCAAGGGCCTCAATGGCAATCATGCAAAGTAATATTTTTATATACTGCAGCTATAGTATCTCAGAAAATAAGGATCTAGCGATACGGTGTGTTATCAAATGATAAGTATTTATAAAGTCAAAGACAAATGAAAGCTTCGCCTGTTTTTTTGCATCCGGTCAGTAAGCAGGGACAGTTCAACATAGCGTGCAATACGTCAGCTTGGCAAACGCGAACATTTTGTTGCGTAGCTATCCACACTTTAAGAGTAGTCAATGGACATGGCAGTGTATCAATATTTATATACTCGATCTGCCATCAGGAGTGCCAGCGAATGCGTAGTGCCACAAAAACAACTACAGCATGTACTGCAGGATGTGCTGCGCAAAGACGTCGAACTGATAAGCATAAAAAATGCCCCTCTGAAGACAATGTAAGCGGTAGTGGCTAAGTTCTATACTCCACACCTTTTAAGATATTTTGAGCTAGTCCTCCTAAATATCTCGTTGTAGCTAGCATAAGTAGCCCATGGTTTGAAACTTACATTCATGCCTACGTGCACTGCAAAAAGCAAATTGATGAAAACTCAAAAGTGTGAAATGTTTTACTGCGCTCTATTCCGTCAATAACTGTATGCTTCTCAcctccattgaaaaaaaaaacgttttgaacGTGGAAGACGAATGAATGGTATAAAATGCACCCTAGCGCAAGAACACCTTTAACGGAAACACGCTCACAATAAATCTACATTTCAGCTTTTTAGATTTGCCACTGAACTTTGATACGACAGCATTCTTGTTTGTCTAGTTTTTTTAATACACTTCATACGTCATATTCACATTTACAACCATATGGTGGAACCGTTGCATTACTATGAGTGCAACCCAATGGATATATTTGTTTTTCTTCTCTACACTTACCTCTTCGTCGAAACGAATCCTCCTTGTGCAGTCGTAATCTCAACACTTTAGGCTTATGTTGAATCTCAGGCGAACAAAACTTGTGGGTACTATGAGAAAGAGACGCCTGTGATGCGATGATAAGGGAGATTTTCAGTGGAGGATCGTGAAAACAACCTGGAGAACGACAAACCAGTCTGGAATTCTGTGCAATAGCGGGCCGTTCACGCTATACAACTAGCACACCGTGTGACAtcgtaaaaacaaaaagaaagagaaatgaggCTCAGCCCTATGATACCACCTTCTACCACCATGTCCGAGTGAAACGCCGCAGCAGACGTAACGTTACGAGGCTTACAGGCAAACGATGTCAGCAGCAGGCGGTGCACGTGCGCATGACAGATAGGTTGAACTTCCTGTGAACTACATCGCGTCACATTTCCTGTGACGACAGGCTCGAAGCGCCCTTACAGCGCCCAACAGACGGCAAAGATATTTTTGTTCTGAAAGTTACATTAGCCGCCTCGCATATAAACATTCA is a genomic window containing:
- the LOC142814536 gene encoding putative serine carboxypeptidase CPVL — translated: MTPVILILICRIIFLSSICTISEHGHQEEPRRDGISAERKGAKHEKDVGEPLFLTPLIEAGKYGEALRKSKVGEIGDLPDVLSYSGYITVDKELDSNLFFWFFPAMENPESAPVSLWLQGGPGTSSMFGLFAENGPYLVDENGNAQLRPVTWARTISMLYVDNPVGTGYSFTNSTKGYSRNQTDVSRNMLEMLQQFFTLFGDYASNDFYLSGESYAGKYVPSIGVALHESRGKLRVPINFKGIAIGNGMIDPITMLTYGDFLYNIGLVDRDRARHVQEECNRTASFIREKNYVQALQLAYILILGVVPGAPTYFGNVTGYNYGYNYLLTEKPEEHSRYKTFVATPTVRQAIHVGEMPYNTDLSKVAVFFANDLMQSVRDKLILLFDNSYKALLYSGNLDIIVSSAATETLMYSLEWSGSEQWSKAEKKIWRSSDGQRVHGYVKHAINTTLVIIRNAGHIAPHDQPEATYEMITRFINDVRLVE